The genomic interval GTCGACGCCGTCCTCGACGGGGGCATCATGGAGTTCATTCGGAAGTACCTGCTCGGCGGCGGTGCGGAAGGGGAAACGGGGGACGCGGCGTGAACGAATCGTGGAACGACCTGATGAAGGAGCGCTTTCTCAAGATCGGGGCGCTGAAATCGGGGGGGCGGAATCCGTGGCCGAACGACCAGGCGCCGGGGTGGACCAACGCGGGAGTCCGCGCCGCCGCGAAGGGAAGGGACCCGGAGGATCTGGCCGCGCGGCCGATCCGGGTGGACGTCGCCGGGCGGGTGATGGGTCTTCGGCGCTTCGGGAAGGCGGCGTTCCTCGTCCTGTCCGACCGGTCGGGCCGCCTGCAGGCGTACCTGAAAAAGGATCACCTCGGGGAGGAGGCGTACGACCTCTTCCTGAAAGCCGTCGATGTGGGGGACATCGTCTGGGTCGAAGGCCCCCTGTTTCTCACCCGCACGGGCGAGCTGACCGTCCAGGCGGCGAAGTTCCGCCTGCTGACGAAGGCGATCCGGCCCCTTCCGGAAAAGTGGCATGGGCTCTCCGACATCGAGACACGGTACCGGCAGCGGTACGTGGACCTGATCGTCAACGAGGAGGTCCGGGAGATCTTCCGCCGGCGGGCGCGGATCGTTTCCTTTCTCCGCTCCTTCCTGACGACGCGGGACTTCCTCGAAGTCGAGACGCCGATGATGCAGACGGTGGCAGGCGGCGCGACCGCGCGTCCCTTCATGACCCACCACAACGCCCTCGACATGGACCTGTACCTGCGGGTCGCCCCGGAGCTCTACCTGAAGCGCCTCCTGGTCGGCGGGTTCGAGCGCGTCTTCGAGATCAACCGGAACTTCCGGAACGAGGGGATCGATACGCAGCACAACCCCGAGTTCACGATGATCGAGTTCTACCAGGCGTACGCCACCTACAGGGAGATGATGGACCTGACGGAGGAGATGCTCTCCTCCCTGGCGACGGAGCTGTTCGGCGCGCCGACGTTCACCTACCAGGGGGAGACGATCGACTTCACCCCGCCGTGGGAGCGCCTGACGGTGGCGCAGGCCGCGGCCCGCCACG from Deltaproteobacteria bacterium carries:
- the lysS gene encoding lysine--tRNA ligase, with the translated sequence MKERFLKIGALKSGGRNPWPNDQAPGWTNAGVRAAAKGRDPEDLAARPIRVDVAGRVMGLRRFGKAAFLVLSDRSGRLQAYLKKDHLGEEAYDLFLKAVDVGDIVWVEGPLFLTRTGELTVQAAKFRLLTKAIRPLPEKWHGLSDIETRYRQRYVDLIVNEEVREIFRRRARIVSFLRSFLTTRDFLEVETPMMQTVAGGATARPFMTHHNALDMDLYLRVAPELYLKRLLVGGFERVFEINRNFRNEGIDTQHNPEFTMIEFYQAYATYREMMDLTEEMLSSLATELFGAPTFTYQGETIDFTPPWERLTVAQAAARHGGFPEERLSDEAFLRETAGRLGVKDAATASPGNLLVAIYEEVAEKKIVGPTFVTEYPIDVSPLSRRNDERPEIVDRFELIVRGREIANAFSELNDPVDQRGRFDEQLRKRERGDEEAHFMDEDYLRALEHGMPPAAGEGIGIDRLVMLLTDSPSIRDVILFPQLRKEG